Proteins from a single region of Melanotaenia boesemani isolate fMelBoe1 chromosome 3, fMelBoe1.pri, whole genome shotgun sequence:
- the zgc:113184 gene encoding uncharacterized protein zgc:113184 isoform X2, with amino-acid sequence MEEAYAELYQEFIRLRSLCLRQAALLHQLTTALQKQHGASVPNGEGNEMISIPVQCTNEMPVCLYKTCDADHLSKNGATASCLLAENMSKLSVDEPFQRWQDLKAEKIDPFMLTLESSKHHGGSSCKSKTPGQNRPGEDRTLFNMPVTDGTSLTGDLLSCSGGALLSDVALQSHVCEFCHAVFPGDTTTGGEFLRHLHTHVT; translated from the exons ATGGAGGAAGCATATGCTGAACTGTACCAGGAGTTTATACGTCTAAGGTCACTTTGTCTGAGACAGGCAGCTCTGCTCCATCAACTCACAACAGCCCTGCAGAAACAGCACG GTGCTTCTGTTCCTAATGGAGAAGGGAATGAAATGATTTCTATCCCTGTCCAGTGCACCAATGAAATGCCTGTGTGTCTGTACAAAACGTGTGATGCTGATCACCTATCCAAAAATGGGGCGACTGCTTCTTGTCTCCTTGCTGAAAATATGTCAAAGCTCAGCGTGGATGAGCCTTTTCAGAGATGGCAAGATCTGAAGGCAGAGAAAATAGATCCATTCATGTTAACTTTAGAGTCCTCGAAGCACCACGGAGGCTCTTCCTGCAAATCAAAAACTCCAGGGCAAAATCGTCCTGGTGAGGACAGGACTTTGTTTAAT aTGCCTGTGACTGACGGCACCTCTCTGACCGGCGACCTCCTCAGCTGTTCTGGTGGAGCACTGCTGTCAGACGTGGCTCTGCAGTCTCACGTGTGTGAGTTCTGCCATGCGGTTTTTCCTGGAGACACAACCACAGGAGGAGAGTTCCTTCGGCATCTACACACCCATGTCACTTAA
- the zgc:113184 gene encoding uncharacterized protein zgc:113184 isoform X1 — protein sequence MEEAYAELYQEFIRLRSLCLRQAALLHQLTTALQKQHGASVPNGEGNEMISIPVQCTNEMPVCLYKTCDADHLSKNGATASCLLAENMSKLSVDEPFQRWQDLKAEKIDPFMLTLESSKHHGGSSCKSKTPGQNRPGEDRTLFNVRMPVTDGTSLTGDLLSCSGGALLSDVALQSHVCEFCHAVFPGDTTTGGEFLRHLHTHVT from the exons ATGGAGGAAGCATATGCTGAACTGTACCAGGAGTTTATACGTCTAAGGTCACTTTGTCTGAGACAGGCAGCTCTGCTCCATCAACTCACAACAGCCCTGCAGAAACAGCACG GTGCTTCTGTTCCTAATGGAGAAGGGAATGAAATGATTTCTATCCCTGTCCAGTGCACCAATGAAATGCCTGTGTGTCTGTACAAAACGTGTGATGCTGATCACCTATCCAAAAATGGGGCGACTGCTTCTTGTCTCCTTGCTGAAAATATGTCAAAGCTCAGCGTGGATGAGCCTTTTCAGAGATGGCAAGATCTGAAGGCAGAGAAAATAGATCCATTCATGTTAACTTTAGAGTCCTCGAAGCACCACGGAGGCTCTTCCTGCAAATCAAAAACTCCAGGGCAAAATCGTCCTGGTGAGGACAGGACTTTGTTTAATGTAAGG aTGCCTGTGACTGACGGCACCTCTCTGACCGGCGACCTCCTCAGCTGTTCTGGTGGAGCACTGCTGTCAGACGTGGCTCTGCAGTCTCACGTGTGTGAGTTCTGCCATGCGGTTTTTCCTGGAGACACAACCACAGGAGGAGAGTTCCTTCGGCATCTACACACCCATGTCACTTAA
- the nab2 gene encoding NGFI-A-binding protein 2 translates to MSLPRTLGELQLYRVLQRANLLAYYETFIQQGGDDVQQLCEAAEEEFLEIMALVGMATKPLHVRRLQKALRDWAANPALFSQPVANVPLGGIPLFKVDGTGTSGSAGGPRKSVSNGQPGSPCERDDRMCLTPMHSGSPRSPCSQASPQPPDTHCREKLSPMDPHWLSPEPDGNGALVSASGVEEEPPSPPLSSACPPGPSSSPIPSVSFAPAALSAWPGGQLDRETARAVVESVERLFRTLPRSDPAEIKTLLRMNKKMAKTVGHIFRMESQDANKEEEIRKYSLIYGRFDSKRREGKQLTHHELIINEAAAQFCMRDNALLLRRVELFSLARQVARKCAYTSTLKHARTNADDSSLSQKRARHEVIVPESVSSLLGAEGSESSTQRADDDSLSAESFDSVSHDTGSQCNQSLSPRPHTDTSNPASWSRHLIQQALMDEGLRLARMVSHDRAGKFSLSSEGTHSTEHDSKMEQQSSTTACRSSSPCVTKDPTTISNHRGK, encoded by the exons ATGTCCCTGCCACGCACACTTGGTGAATTGCAACTCTATCGGGTGCTGCAGAGGGCCAACCTGCTGGCCTATTATGAAACCTTTATCCAGCAGGGTGGTGACGATGTGCAGCAGCTCTGTGAGGCTGCAGAGGAGGAGTTTCTTGAAATTATGGCACTAGTTGGCATGGCCACCAAGCCACTGCATGTGCGTAGGCTGCAAAAGGCTCTCCGAGACTGGGCGGCGAACCCTGCCCTTTTCAGCCAGCCTGTCGCTAATGTTCCTCTCGGAGGTATCCCCTTATTCAAAGTTGATGGGACTGGGACAAGTGGATCAGCTGGTGGGCCCAGGAAATCCGTGAGTAATGGTCAGCCAGGTTCCCCCTGTGAAAGAGACGATCGGATGTGTCTTACTCCAATGCACAGTGGGAGTCCGAGAAGTCCCTGCTCCCAGGCctctccacagccaccagatacACACTGCAGGGAAAAACTTTCACCCATGGACCCTCACTGGCTCAGCCCAGAGCCTGATGGGAATGGTGCTTTGGTTTCTGCATCTGGAGTAGAAGAAGAGCCACCCAGCCCACCTCTCTCATCAGCATGTCCTCCTGGTCCATCCTCATCACCAATCCCCTCTGTTTCCTTTGCCCCAGCTGCTCTGTCAGCCTGGCCTGGAGGACAATTGGACAGGGAGACGGCAAGGGCAGTAGTTGAGAGTGTGGAAAGGCTCTTCAGAACCCTTCCCAGATCAGATCCTGCGGAGATAAAGACTCTGCTGAGGATGAACAAGAAGATGGCAAAGACTGTGGGGCACATCTTCCGGATGGAGTCTCAGGATGCAAACAAGGAAGAAGAGATCCGGAAATACAGCCTCATTTATGGACGCTTTGACTCGAAGAGGAGAGAAGGCAAGCAGCTAACACATCATGAG TTGATCATCAATGAAGCTGCTGCACAGTTCTGCATGCGGGACAATGCTCTTTTGCTGCGACGGGTGGAGCTCTTCTCTCTGGCTCGACAGGTGGCCAGAAAATGTGCCTACACCTCCACACTTAAGCATGCAAG GACAAATGCAGATGACAGCAGTTTGTCTCAGAAGAGAGCAAGACATGAG GTGATTGTGCCTGAGAGTGTGTCATCACTCCTCGGAGCGGAAGGATCCGAGAGCTCAACGCAGAGAGCAGATGATGACAGCTTGTCTGCAGAAAGCTTTGACAGTGTGTCACATG ACACCGGCTCACAGTGCAACCAGTCTCTGTCCCCTCGTCCTCACACCGACACCTCCAACCCTGCCAGCTGGAGTCGCCATCTCATACAGCAAGCTCTAATGGACGAAGGGTTGCGACTGGCTCGGATGGTGTCACATGATCGAGCTGGAAAGTTCAGCCTAAGCTCAGAAGGAACTCACTCTACAG AGCATGACAGTAAAATGGAGCAACAGAGCTCAACAACAGCGTGCAGGAGCAGTAGCCCTTGTGTCACCAAAGATCCAACCACCATCTCCAACCACAGAGGGAAATGA
- the dnajc14 gene encoding dnaJ homolog subfamily C member 14, producing MDLGNPPLWDSDFTAVIDMEKGAAEKEMDDEEIPDGDTASVADLSQRQGRETDDDCEEEDKTAYLKSQEIPNPSTPQLSGADEAEYCGSMEATEDTEEVSGGFEHESSTDHENSQVINQEEDEAAKEQHMNGESGWRSMGSGRKCKLRSSGSVLEQSNQSSFYSFPKGNVMSGGSRHKQTRRRNHHHHQQNRGRRRTGNQLVFAFKEMLSESLSLWCISCIHMLIEIIVTLTHNCGVGVEMGVVKLYNFGQRILVKMTDIPGLKADVGRILKWTKHTGTDLLEKTVRSVKWVKTAVLSGFGFFCALAIISSQWSKEMLIRIGGERGKRYWTTFLESRFWKRVVSLLDRIRSRFRKEHHVPQFTPDSPGRTGRGEPDQELERLLALAEVPEDELDPFTVLGVEVHATETELKKAYRQLAVQVHPDKNKHPRAGEAFKVLRAAWDIVSNPETRREYELKRMAATELSKSMNEFLTKLQDDLKEAMNTMMCTKCEGKHKRFEMDREPAEARFCAECNRCHSAEEGDLWAESSMLGLRITYFACMEGKVYDITEWAGCQRIGISPDTHRVPYHISFGSKNSNTARHRASSEHAPGPTNPADLQDFFNRIFKGGPPNDMAANANFFPSGPPHHHPPGAGASPFSPPPGPTGFYMPGGQRPDSNETWTDSGKPPRRRKKVRKPFQR from the exons ATGGATTTAGGAAATCCTCCTTTATGGGATTCCGACTTTACTGCTGTAATTGACATGGAGAAAGGAGCAGCTGAGAAGGAAATGGATGATGAAGAGATCCCTGATGGCGACACTGCCTCAGTGGCTGACTTAAGTCAGCGGCAGGGCAGAGAGACTGATGATGActgtgaggaggaggacaaAACAGCCTATCTTAAATCTCAGGAAATCCCAAATCCATCTACTCCACAACTCTCAGGAGCTGATGAAGCAGAGTATTGTGGATCCATGGAGGCTACAGAGGATACTGAGGAGGTTTCTGGTGGGTTTGAACATGAAAGCAGTACAGATCATGAGAACTCACAGGTCATAAATCAAGAAGAGGATGAAGCTGCAAAGGAGCAGcacatgaatggggaatctGGCTGGAGAAGTATGGGAAGTGGAAGGAAGTGCAAATTAAGAAGCAGTGGATCAGTGTTAGAGCAGAGCAATCAGAGTTCTTTTTACTCCTTTCCAAAAGGCAATGTCATGTCAGGTGGCAGTCGGCACAAGCAGACACGCAGACggaaccaccaccaccatcagcagAACCGGGGTCGCCGGCGGACAGGCAACCAACTTGTCTTTGCTTTCAAAGAGATGCTTTCAGAGTCTCTGAGCCTTTGGTGCATCTCATGCATCCACATGTTGATTGAAATTATCGTGACTTTAACTCACAATTGTGGAGTTGGAGTGGAGATGGGAGTTGTAAAACTTTACAACTTTGGGCAGCGGATACTTGTAAAAATGACTGATATACCCGGATTGAAGGCAGATGTTGGTCGAATTCTGAAATGGACAAAACACACAGGAACTGACCTACTGGAGAAAACCGTGAGGTCAGTAAAGTGGGTAAAGACAGCGGTTTTATctggttttggatttttttgtgcTTTAGCTATTATCAGTTCTCAGTGGTCAAAGGAGATGTTGATCCGCATCGGTGGAGAGAGGGGGAAACGCTATTGGACAACTTTTTTGGAGTCAAGGTTTTGGAAGAGAGTTGTATCCCTGCTAGACAGAATTCGAAGTCGGTTCAGGAAGGAACATCATGTGCCACAGTTCACACCTGACTCACCCGGTAGAACAGGAAGAGGTGAGCCAGACCAGGAGTTGGAGAGACTGCTAGCATTGGCTGAGGTACCAGAGGATGAGCTCGACCCCTTTACAGTGCTCGGTGTAGAGGTGCATGCCACAGAGACTGAGCTGAAGAAGGCCTACAGACAGCTGGCTGTCCAG gttCACCCAGACAAGAACAAACACCCACGAGCAGGAGAGGCGTTCAAAGTTCTCAGGGCAGCCTGGGATATTGTCAGTAACCCTGAAACACGACGGGAGTATGAATT GAAGCGCATGGCAGCAACTGAGCTCTCAAAGTCCATGAATGAGTTTCTCACCAAACTGCAAGATGACCTGAAGGAAGCGATGAACACCATGATGTGTACAAAATGTGAAGGCAAGCACAA GCGATTCGAGATGGATCGGGAGCCTGCTGAAGCCCGGTTCTGTGCTGAATGCAACCGTTGCCATAGTGCTGAGGAGGGGGACCTGTGGGCCGAGTCCAGCATGTTGGGCCTACGCATCACATATTTTGCTTGTATGGAAGGAAAGGTGTATGATATTACAG AGTGGGCAGGTTGCCAAAGAATAGGCATCTCCCCTGACACACATCGTGTGCCGTATCACATCTCCTTTGGCTCAAAGAACAGCAACACCGCACGGCACAG GGCATCATCAGAACATGCCCCAGGTCCGACAAACCCGGCCGACTTGCAGGACTTCTTCAACAGAATCTTCAAGGGCGGACCACCTAATGACATGGCTGCCAATGCAAACTTTTTCCCCTCAGGTCCGCCTCATCATCACCCACCGGGTGCTGGAGCAAGTCCGTTCTCCCCTCCCCCCGGTCCCACAGGTTTCTACATGCCAGGGGGGCAGCGACCAGATTCCAATGAGACCTGGACTGACAGTGGAAAACCCCCTCGAAGGAGGAAGAAGGTCCGTAAACCTTTTCAAAGGTGA
- the inpp1 gene encoding inositol polyphosphate 1-phosphatase, producing the protein MADLLQLLLRVGEKAANVARVCRQEAPLFQLLVQEKTGDDKNKKFVQDFKTLADVVIQEMIRHDVGTQFPDMDGFIHGEESNKFENGLGESVTVTVCSTEEETAKLLATVLDGDHTAASLLAQAIHQDLATIEASTDGLTVPLSPSELGIWIDPIDATSQYIEGREEVVEEGVLSPSGLHCALVLIGVYLRSTGEPVMGVINQPFNHKDPTGGGWRGKHYWGVSYGNINVCSVSPPNCGPKGQQGLSVVLSSSEKQVVKEALTSLCGPDKLIYASGAGYKILCVIQGLSDIYVLSEGSTFKWDSCAPHALLRALGGGVVDLSKSLQSTCEGRDHNTELIYNQPYTEHKGADRWANHGGLVAYRDLSQLRSIIGALKGKL; encoded by the exons ATGGCtgatctgctgcagctgctgctacGGGTGGGTGAGAAGGCTGCAAATGTGGCTCGGGTCTGCAGGCAGGAGGCTcctctgtttcagctccttgTGCAGGAGAAGACTGGCGATGACAAGAACAAGAAATTTGTGCAGGACTTTAAGACGCTTGCCGATGTGGTGATCCAGGAGATGATCCGACATGATGTGGGCACTCAG TTCCCTGACATGGATGGTTTTATTCATGGAGAGGAGTCTAACAAGTTTGAAAACGGGCTTG GAGAAAGTGTGACGGTCACGGTGTGCAGCACAGAGGAGGAGACTGCGAAACTGCTGGCCACGGTGTTAGATGGTGACCATACAGCAGCATCTCTGCTGGCACAAGCCATCCACCAAGACCTGGCGACCATTGAAGCGAGCACAGACGGCCTGACTGTTCCCCTCAGCCCCTCTGAACTTGGCATCTGGATTGACCccatag ATGCCACCAGTCAGTACATAGAGGGGCGTGAGGAAGTGGTAGAGGAGGGCGTCTTGTCTCCCTCAGGTCTGCACTGCGCCCTGGTTCTGATTGGGGTCTACCTCCGGAGCACGGGCGAGCCTGTCATGGGTGTTATCAACCAGCCGTTTAACCACAAAGATCCAACAGGTGGAGG CTGGAGGGGAAAGCATTACTGGGGTGTGTCCTATGGCAACATCAACGTCTGTTCAGTTTCACCACCAAACTGTGGACCTAAAGGTCAACAAGGACTGTCTGTGGTACTGAGCTCAAGTGAAAAGCAGGTGGTGAAAGAAGCTCTGACCTCGCTGTGTGGCCCTGACAAGCTGATATACGCTTCTGGAGCCGGCTACAAGATCCTCTGTGTCATCCAGGGCCTTTCTGATATTTACGTTCTTTCAGAGGGAAGCACCTTTAAGTGGGACTCCTGTGCTCCTCACGCCTTGCTCCGAGCCCTCGGAGGGGGAGTGGTGGACTTGTCTAAGAGTCTGCAGTCCACCTGTGAAGGACGGGATCACAACACAGAACTGATCTACAACCAGCCTTACACCGAACACAAGGGAGCCGACCGCTGGGCTAATCATGGCGGCCTGGTGGCGTATCGAGACTTATCTCAGCTACGCAGCATCATCGGTGCACTAAAAGGCAAACTGTAG